Proteins encoded together in one Lathyrus oleraceus cultivar Zhongwan6 chromosome 5, CAAS_Psat_ZW6_1.0, whole genome shotgun sequence window:
- the LOC127086068 gene encoding ankyrin repeat domain-containing protein 2B, producing the protein MASNSQKDIPSDDKAGSAENKISKDEASAKATPGPGAGPGPGAGFPANPFDFSAMSGLLNDPSIKELAEQIAKDPSFNQMAEQLQKTLHGATQDGVPSFDNQQYFSTMQQVMENPNFMTMAERLGNALMQDPSMSSMLENFTNPSNKDQLEERMARIKEDPSLKHILDEIETGGPAAMMRYWNDEEVLKKLGLAMGIPPTTGEAAAASENSGPDETEDAGNEDESIVHHTASVGDIEGLKAALASGADKDEEDSEGRTALHFACGYGEVKCAQILLEAGAKVDALDKNKNTALHYAAGYGRKECVALLVENGAAVTLQNMDGKTPIDVAKLNNQDDVLQLLEKDVFL; encoded by the exons ATGGCTTCCAATTCGCAAAAGGATATTCCTTCTG ATGACAAAGCTGGTTCAGCAGAGAATAAAATTTCCAAAGATGAAGCATCAGCTAAAGCAACTCCTGGACCTGGGGCTGGGCCTGGGCCCGGGGCTGGTTTTCCAGCTAACCCTTTTGATTTTTCAGCAATGAGTGGTCTGCTCAAT GATCCAAGTATCAAGGAATTGGCTGAACAAATTGCCAAAGATCCATCGTTCAATCAGATGGCTGAACAACTTCAGAAAACTTTGCATGGAGCAACACAAGATGGTGTCCCAAGTTTTGATAACCAGCAGTATTTTTCAACCATGCAACAGGTCATGGAGAATCCTAATTTTATGACCATGGCTGAGCGCCTGGGGAATGCATTGATGCAG GACCCATCTATGTCTTCCATGCTTGAAAATTTTACCAATCCGTCAAATAAAGATCAGCTCGAAGAGAGAATGGCACGCATCAAAGAAGATCCATCTTTGAAACATATTTTAGATGAGATAGAGACTGGTGGTCCGGCTGCAATGATGAG ATACTGGAATGATGAGGAGGTTTTGAAGAAGTTGGGACTAGCCATGGGCATTCCTCCAACCACTGGAGAGGCAGCTGCCGCTTCTGAAAACTCTGGGCCAGATGAAACAGAAGATGCGGGAAACGAAGATGAATCAATTGTTCATCATACTGCTAGTGTTGGTGACATTGAG GGATTGAAAGCTGCGTTAGCCTCTGGTGCTGATAAAGATGAAGAAGATTCAGAGGGAAGAACTGCTTTGCATTTTGCTTGTGGTTACGGTGAG GTGAAGTGTGCGCAAATTCTCCTAGAGGCTGGAGCTAAAGTAGATGCTTTGGATAAGAACAAGAATACAGCTCTTCATTATGCCGCAGGTTATGGCAGGAAGGAATGTGTGGCCTTGCTCGTTGAAAATGGTGCTGCAGT TACTCTGCAGAATATGGATGGAAAAACTCCTATAGATGTTGCAAAGCTAAACAATCAAGATGATGTCCTACAGCTGCTTGAGAAAGATGTTTTCCTGTAA